The Haloplanus sp. CK5-1 genome segment CGAAATCTGCACCGTAGTAGAGGTTCCACATCCACGAAGTTGGTGCAATATCGAACGCGACGACGTTCTTGGCTTTGGAATAGTTTGGCACCTTGAGAACGTATAGAGTGTCGTCTTCGGGTGTTTCACCCGGCTCTCGAACTACCCGGTGTCGCTGGTAATCAAGGCCGACGACCTCGAAGGGATTCGGGCCTTGATTCACCTGATGGGTTGGCGTCGGACTCCCCAAATTGGACTCACGTCGGTGGTACGATGTTTCCCATCCATTCGGGAGTTTTTCGGAGTGAAGCAAGCCGAATACCGCAAGGGGTGCTAAATGGTGTCCGTCCTTGTCAATATCATAGCCGAACTCTTTGTCAGGGTCAGACGGCTCAAACGAATTAAACGGATAATCGGATAGGAACGGCGCGAATGGCGGACAGTTCATGTCTCTGTTCCGCATGAAATCGCGGTAGTCAATGAAGTCGGTATTTGTGTCAATATAAGAATTAAGTTTTTTCGGTGGATTGTCAAGTTCAGTGATGTACGCGTCTCCGCGGAGGGAGCAAGTGAAGATATGACGGTCTTCGAGAATCCTGTCCATGTAGATGTGCTTCGGATGTGCGAGAATGACCTGTTCAGTGAACGGTGGGGGATTTCGTCCACCGAAGGGACAGCCCGGTTGGCATGGTAATTTCCTGTCTTCGTGAAGGTTGCCCAAGGTTGCTCCGCGCTCAATGTGGTCTTTCACCCGTTCTTCAATGTCATTGTTATGTGCGCCGCTATAGGAACCGCACAGGTCGTACTGTGACCTAACTCGTTGAGTTGTGACGCCGTTATTGTTGAACCGTTGCTCTATTCGGGCCAACTGCCGTTTCGTCGGGGCGGTGTAGACCGCACATAGGTCGTGAGCAGCAACGAGTTTAGGAACGAGTTTTTCGGGATGGATAGTCGGTGGTGGTTGAACAAGAACTTCCTCGTCATTCTTCAGCCCATGAAGAAGGAGACGCTTCGTTTCGTCACGGGCGTACCCACGTTTGAACGTGCTATGCGATGGATTGTTAGGGGTCTGGTGCGTACCTGACATTGTAGTTCGTTGTTGATGTACATGGGGCTATCGGGCCGGTTGGGCATGGACACTCCCCGGCTCGAATCGCGTCTTCCATTGTCGCTAGTTGTCCACTCTCTTGATGGCGGCGGCAACAAGAGTCCGGTCTAACACGGTAAGGACGCTGATACGAGACGAAGTACACATCTGACGCCACGGAGAGTTGAGGAAGAGTCACAAATCTGGATTGTTTTGGCTGTAGTTGTCGTTCAGACTGATCTCCGAAGACAGCTGTCGCTGTTCGCCAGCCTCGCTTCGCCGAAGCGAGGCGGCTCAACCGAGTCCGTGTTCGTATCCTGCTGGCAGTCCTTCTCCGTTAGTCCGGTACTTCTCTTTCCAGCCGAGTTCGTCGTCTAACACCCGTTCGATCCCGTGCAAAAACGCGTCACCAAACGCGAATGTTTTCGGAAGTGCTCGCCCGCCCCGCCGTGGTCGGGCGAGCACGGCCCACTGTAACACGAGCCACAACTGCTCTAACAGAAACCCCACGCCCACGTAGAACAGCCGGATTGTCGTCGATGGCGTTGTTGTCAGGGCACGCGCTTCTCGGAACTTCTCGTAGCTCTTCTCTATCCGTGAACGCTTGTTGTAGGTCGTAGCGACTTGCGCGGGCGTGCGGTCTTCCAGACCGTACGCCGCGTATCCTGTCGCTTTCACACCAGACTTTCCGCGGTCACCGTTCTGATAGGTAACGTTCACCGCCAGTGGATACGTCTGTTCGTGCTCTTTCCCTTCGCAAATCGTCTCTTCGGTCATGTGTGACGCGGCCTTGGAGAGTTTCTTCCGGAGCGAGTCTTTCCGGGTTATGACCGGAAAGACTGGCGGTGCTGTCTCCCGAAGAATACCGATTAACTCCCCGACAAAGGCGTCCCTGTCCATGAGGATCTGGTCGGTCTCGAATGGGTATGTTTCGACGCGGGCGAGCACGCGCTCGACCGCGTCGGCCTTGCTGTCCTCGCCGTCAACTGGTTCAACCGCCAGTGTGAGTGGCTTTCCCTGCGCGATGACGAACGCAGTACAGTACCGGTGACACTTCGTGGTTCCATCTCGTGCTTCCATTCTCCTGAACTCGTCCTCGTCGTCTGGATGACCGTGGAACGGATTGTCCATGAAGTCCAGACAGATGGTTCTCGACCCGCCGCGGTCGAGAACCGTCATCGCCACCAGTGCGAGGATATCGTTGACAGCATCAAGCATCGGCTCTTTCTCCAAGGTGTGCAACCAGTCCATCACTGGCTCGCGGTTTGGCGTGTCCTCAGTGTTCGTCGTGACACCGTTGACGGAGGTTGTGTCAACAGCAGCTCGTAAGACGACTTCCATGATTTCCTCGGAATCGAGGCCGGAGCCCTCGATTCCTTCCATCGGTATCAGCTCAAGCAACTCCATGCTAAGAGACTTCAACTGGCTGCTCGAAATGTACTCGTCCGGATCTGTGAGGATGCGTTTGAGTCTTGGGAACTCCATCACACACAGGAATCCGGGCAGCGGCTGAATCAGGCGACTGATTCAGTCGCGTCATTCTAATCACTACGTGTCAGAAACTGGTCTCTTGAGCCAGAGTGGACAACTAGCGATTGTTGAAATTTGATTAGCGGATTGTCTCTTGTTTTGTGAGTAGGGATTGAGGCGTGGCTATGTCGCCCGCTTCAAAATCCGAAATTACTCCGATGGCAAATAGCGATTGTTTTGATTGTGTCTTATCTTTGAAACGAACACCCACACACGCTGACCGATGTGGATGTAGAATACACTGTTCGTGGAAAACAGTATTTGGAACCGCTGTACCATTCTCAATAGCCCAGATACCTTCCAAATCAATTGCCGCATATGGGAAGTTATCGCTGACAACATGTTCCTTCGGTTGCCCGGCGAATTCACCGAGAAGGAGATATTCATCTTCCGTATCGTATATTCCACCGGTGGTGCGAACCGCAATCGCATCATCCGCACTCAGGTCTTTGTTCACCAAGGTAACAATGCTCACTTGGTCGGTATTGTGATTTAATCGGGTCATTTTGTACAATATGTTTACTGACTACTCTCGATTAGCTGGTTCTTCTTCTTCGTATTCGTTTACGAGCCGCTGAAGTAGGTCGTCGTACCGCTCGCCACCACGCAGGTGAGATTTGATTCGCTCACGAGTGGACGGTTCAGCCGGTATGGTCACGTACTCAGGCATTACATAATTTGTTAGGTTACGGAGTGTCTTTAATGGTCGTTTTTTATACATTTATAATATTATAATTGTGGGTAAATCTTAGAAAACCAGTGAACAGAGCGCCGTAGATAACTCTCAATATGGTATCAGAAAACAATGCACTCTTGATAGAATACTATTAATTAGTTATCTACAGGATGCTTTGGGTACTCTTCTACCACGTCTCGCTCGTCGGCGGCTACGTTGCTTTTTTTGACGTCGCTTTTGCTGATGTTGCGCATACTGACGTTGCTTTTTTTGACGTTGCTCTTTCTGACGTTTCTTTTTCTGACGTTGCTTTCGCTGACGTTGCTCTTTCTGACGTTTTCTTTTTTCGCGTCGCTTTTTTCCCGCTTTTTGGAGATAATTTTGCATATCGGTAGAATTCGATATTTGCAAAGTCGCTAGTTGTCCACTCTGGCTCAAGAGACCAGTTGCTGACACGTAGTGATCAGAATGACGCGACTGAATCAGTCGCCTGATTCAGCCGCCGTCCGGATGGATGCGTGATGAGGCTACCAAAACTCAAACGCATCCTCACAGATCCGGACGAGTACATTTCGAACAGCCAGTTGAAGTCTCTTAGCATGGAGTTGCTTGAGCTGATACCGATGGAAGGAATCGAGGGCTCTGGCCTCGATTCCGAGGAGATCATGGAAGTCGTCTTACGAGCTGCTGTTGACACAACCTCAGTCAACGGCGTCACAACGAATACTGAGGACACGCCAAACCGCGAGCCAGTGATGGACTGGTTGCACACCCTGGAGAAAGAGCCGATGCTCGATGCTGTCAACGATATCCTCGCACTGGTGGCAATGACGGTTCTCGACCGCGGCGGGTCGAGAACCATCTGTCTGGACTTCATGGACAATCCGTTCCACGGTCATCCAGACGACGAGGACGAGTTCAGGAGAATGGAAGCACGGGACGGAACCACGAAGTGTCACCGGTACTGTACTGCGTTCGTCATCGCGCAGGGAAAGCCACTAACACTGGCAGTTGAACCAGTTGATGGCGAGGACAGCAAGGCCGACGCGGTCGAGCGCGTGCTCGCCCGCGTCGAGACATATCCATTCGAGACCGACCAGATCCTCATGGACAGAGACGCCTTCGTCGGGGAGTTAATCGGTGTTCTTCGGGAGACAGCACCGCCAGTCTTTCCGGTCATAACCCGGAAAGACTCGCTCCGGGAGAAACTTGCTGTCACTGCTTCGCATATGACAGAAGAGACGGTCTGTGAAGACAAAGAGTACGAACAGACGTATCCGCTGGCAGTGAACGTCACCTACCAGAACGGTGATCGTGGAAAATCAGGGCTCAAACAAACGGGCTACGCGGCGTACGGTCTGGAAGACCGCACGCCGCAGCAAGTGGCGCAGGTCTACAACCATCGGTCACGGATCGAGAAGAGCTATGAGAAGTTCCGCGAAGCGCGTGCTTTGACAACGACGCCATCGACGATAATTCGGCTCTTCTACGTGGGTGTCGGGTTCCTGTTGGAGCAGTTGTGGCTCGTGTTGCAATGGGCAGTGCTCGCCCGGCCACGGCGTGGCGGGCGAGCACTCCCGACAGATTTCACGTTCAGTGATGGGTTTCTCCACGGGATCGAGCAGGTGTTAGACGATGAGCTCGGCTGGAAGCAAAAGCATCGGACAAACAGTGAAGGGTTACCACCAGGATACGAGCACGGACTCGGCTGAGCCGCCTCGCTTCGGCTGAAGCGAGGCTGGCGAACAGCGACAGCTATCTTTTGACGGTCGTCGAAATAACTGCCACAGCGGACAACAGCCAAGTATTTGATATTTTTCTAACTCGGTGCAGCGTCAGGAGTGGAATTCGTCTCGTTTCGGCCTTCTTATCGTGTTAAACCGGACTCTTGCCACCGGCGCTATCGATAGAGTGGACAACTAGCGAAAGTACTCTTGCCGAATGGCCGTCCTGGTATCGAGGGTTCACCTACTGGGGTATGCAATTGAGGGCCACAAATTAGTGGAACGTCAGATGGAACAGTGTCTTGTAGCGGCGGTACATCGCTGATTTCGCTTTGTATTGGCAGAGTTTTAATTCGAGCAGTCCCACCAATATCAAGTTCTACTTCCTTATTGGGTTGATTGTACAGTGTCCATATGTCAAACCGACATTGTTCATCATAAGTGAACATTGGCCCATCAGCAACTTCCCATTCATGTTCCAAACAACCTGCTTCAGTCAAATCTGAATCTATTCGTGATGCTCTTACGAAGATTAGAAATTGTTCGTGTAGGTGATTGAGTTCTTCTTTAAATTCAAATGGCTGATAATGCATTGGGTCAATTAGAGAATCAGGCACTTCGTCTCTCTCATACCACATTTCGCTGTCAAATTCACCAATGATATACTGATACCAAGTAGGCGGCTCGTCAACCCACTCACGGGGGAATGTACGATATGGTAGGTTGTTTGGAATCATGTCACTCACCGTGTTCGGCAACCTCGTCGGGGTCAAATTGCAAAATCATCTGTCGGATGAGTGACTCGTAGTCTTGCCCTCCGCGTTTTAATGCCCGCACTTCGTCCCGTGTTTCGGGATGAACTGGTATACTGACATATTGTGACTGTGCCATACTTAGTAATTGTTGATAATACTTATAAAATCGAGCCCGTGGGTTCATCCTCAAAAACGCTATTAGAACGTTTGAGAGTGGAGATAATAGCATATTAGTAATTCAGTAGGGCTACTGACCGAGCAGGATACCGGCTTGGTCATAGCACGTTCCTGAAGATCCGTATACTAGTGCCTATCCGATGGATACCGTGATTCTCACGCTGTTTCTAATTGCGTTCAGTGAGAGTCACAGATATATATTGATAAAATTTATTTCTATTATAACCATTACATCTATATGAGAGCCAAAGAGAATAGAGAGTAAAGCACATGGATGACGAAACTACGATAACAGTCAAAAAGTCTGTACGTGACGAGCTTCGTCGGTACAAAGCTCAAGATGGCCTCACGTACGATGAGGCAATTGCCCGTCTCCTTGAGGAAGCGGATTGGATTGACGACAAAACAGAACTGTTAGAGAAAATCGGGAAAACGGAGAACGACCAATGACATCTGCTAACCCAAGCCTGCTGGAAGTAATCGAAAACGAGTACCCTGGACGAAACACGCGGCTCGAAATCACGTCACCGGAGTTCACGTGTCTCTGTCCAGAAAAGCCAGAACAACCGGACTTCGGGACGATCATTATTGAGTACGTCCCCGACGATCACATTATCGAACTGAAGTCGCTAAAACTCTATCTCGGATCATATCGGGACGTAGAGATCTACCATGAGCCGGCGACCAATCAGATCCTCGACCACCTTGTCGAAGCCTGTGACCCTCGCTGGATGCGTATCACCGGGCAATTCAACGTCCGTGGCGGTATCACCACCGACACGGCCGTAGAGTACGGAGAACTAACCGACGACATTCCCGAAACTCGCGCCAGTAGGGCAGATAACCTCTCCCGAACCCCATCTGAGCGATAACAATGGAGTTCTACGCTGCACTCAGCCTCTGTTCGAGTTCAATCCGGAAGACCTCTGCCAAGTTAGTTGACGGATATGGGTCACTCGAACCGCTGGAGAACGTGATGTTCACCCCGATTTCTCAGGGTGAAACGTCACATACGGCGATACGAAATCTCCAAGATCGATTCGATATTAATGTCATGTTCGATTCTGGCGGATACGAAGTCCAAGTAGGTAACAAAACGTTCGATGATCTCCAAGCCTACCTACACGACTTCTATGGCGACAACCACTGGGGTCATCGCTATGTCCTTCCAGACAACGTTCCTCTATCACAAGATTCACCGGAACTCGTTGAAAAGAAGGTGAAACAGACGGCTGATATTACCACGCTGTTCTACCGTCAACTTCCAGATCATCTGCAGGAACGTGCACTTGCTGTCATTCAAGGTCACACACAGGATCAACTCCGCCAGTGTCTCAGTACCTACAAAGAACTTGACGGACTCCAACACATCGGATTCGGCAGTTTCGGTACCAGTGGTGTCAGCAACGGCGTAAATATGCTCACGACGGAAGCGTTCCACAACCTCGAATGGGCCGTCGAAAAGGCACATGACGCCGGAATGAGCGTTCACGCGTTCGGTGTTGGCGGCCCGACAAGCATCCCCCTGCTCTATGCAGCAGGGGTCGATAGCTTCGACACAACAAGTTGGATGCGGTCAAGTGGATACGGGAACGTGTTCTTCCCGTTCAAGAGCCGGTACAACGCGTCACACCGGACAAACCGGAGCGGGAACCTACTCACGAAAGACGAGTTACCCCACCTCAAAGCAGAAACCGGTCATTCCTGTCCATTCTGTGAGTCAATGAAGCAACTCCGGAACAATCGGTGGGATCGCATAATGCACAATCTCATCGTCATCCACGAGATGACGAATCGGGTTGAGCAGATGTCGTACGAGGAGATCCTCGCTGCTATGGACGAACAATCGACGTATCGTCGTCGGTTAGAACAGGTCACGTCAGCGTCACGGCCGAAACAGGTGATCTGAACCATGGCGAAACTTCATATCGAAGGTGCGAAGCACCGACCGGAAGCGATCAAGCATTATCTGGATTTCATTGACCAGCGTGACTACGACTCTGTTGAGGGTGTGATGGATGATGTCTATCGTGAAACTGGGTTAGATGTCGTTAATACGAAGAATATGCAGACGACGCTGGCTAAGTTAGGGTTAGTTGATGATTCTGATCGGCAGCAACTGACCGATTACGGCAGAGAGCTTGTTGAAGTCTTACTCTACAACGACCAACTATTCTATGAACTATTACACTTCACCTATGCAACTGCCTACTACCGTGACCCATCTTCAGATCGGGCGATTTCGTGGGCTTATTACCAGATATGCGACGAATTTCGTCGCCGAGCACCGGTCGAATTCACCCAAGACACCAAACAGGAAATCGTTGAATCCGTAGATTTAACGGCAGAACGCAGTTCAGAGGAAGGATTGAGTGATTCCGGGCCACTCAGCACGACGAGCCTAAACAATTACGCGCGGTTCATCAAAGAACTGGATCCAGACGTTTACGACGACAGTTCAGATGAGGTGACACTCCGGTCGTTCGCACCGACCGAACTAGTTCTAGCAACAGTCGATCATCTTTACCGCACTGATATTGATTCAAGGGCTCGTAACTACGGTGATCCAGTTGAATTGTCTGGAGACACGACTGAGATAATCTGTAATATTCTGCTGTTACAGGAAGAGCAACTGCCGGACGTAATTGAACACGTCGCGTCGATGGACGCACGACTATCGATTAAAAGCGATTACCAGCTTAGGGTCAGGCTCAGCGACCCGGTGGAAATCAATGACCTCGCCTGAAGCACCACTACTACGGCAGACGAACGTCCTGAAAGAGGCTGCTGACGAGTCGCTGCTGACTGATGCCCAGAAAGACGCCCGTGATGCCATACGTCAGCACCGTGAGGATGGTGCTCGATTCATCAATCTTCACGGTCCACGGCACGCTGGGAAGACGTTCCTCTGTTGGGTGTTACACCTCTCAGAAGGCTGGGATTATTACCAGACCGGTTCAAAGAGTGTAGATACGCCCACTGTCCTCTATGACCACGGGGAACCAGAACGACGCGAAACACGGAAACTCCGGAACCAGGCCAGCATCAACGGACTTGCAACAATCGTGTACGTCACTGATCGGCCTGCCGACGAGTTGTACCCACGCGTCGAATTATGGCCAGAAGATGAACACTACCAACAAATAGCCAACACATGGGACGACCTCGGACTTGACACCGAAAACGCACCTACACCAATCCAACAATGAGCACGCAAAAACCAACTGAGAACGTCGAAGAGTTATCTGACCTCGTTCGGAAGAGTGAAGGTATCATTTCGACCTTTGAGGCCCGGAGCCTCAAGGACGAACCAGAAACAGTCGAAGATGACTATCGACGGTACGCGCAGACACACGTCTCACTAGGCGACACTAGTGAGTTTGAAAACGAGATTTACGAAACCGTCATAGACGAAGATTCAGCGACGAAGGGGTACCTGTACGGCCCGTACGGGTACGGCAAGACAAGCACTTCCGTTAGTATTTGGCATACACTCAGTGACAACGATATTATTGCAGTTCCGCCGTTTACGATGGATTCGTTTGCTGCAGTGATGCGTGCTACCTACGGGTGGCTTCGTTACGAGTTCCAGAACAAAGCCCCGGGATACGTCGACGATCTTGATGACATTCACGAGCGGTATCTGCAGCAAGAGCTGCAGTCGGTTGCGAAGCAGAAAGAAGGCCAGCACGACCTGGACTTCGACAAGCTCGTTGCGATGTTCGAGGAGATGGAACAGGAGAATGATCTCGATCTCAGCATTAACGCTGATACGCTCATTGACTTTTTCGATGAGTGTACCGAAGTCGCGGTAGATGCTGGATTCGAGGCGCTCGTTATCATCGGTGACGAGCTCCAAGAGTACTTCAACAGCGCTGATAACGAAAAGGACGCTGAATCCCGGTTCCGACGGCTTGTCTTCGGCCTTCAGGCTGGGGCACAGATTCGTGACGAGTTTGGTCTCTTCATCTCGATGCCTGAGAAGACGAAGAGTATGCTGGACTCTCGGGCAGAAGATATTCTGAACCGCCTTCAGCGTGACAACCTAACGCTGAATCTCCAGAACGTGTACGGGCGGGAATTTCCTGCGGAACTATGGGATCGCTACGCGGATCAGTTCAACTTTGCAGACCAGAAGCACGAGATCATCTCTGAGTCCGCTCTGAAAGCCACAGGTGAAGTCTGTTCGCGGAATGACATCAGTAACGGGCCGCGAACCGTGATGGACATCTTCCGCCTCGCATTGTCCCAATACGAAGATCAGCAGGAAACCTTCACGGCCCTTGATTTGGCTGACTGCTTCTACCAGGGCGAGGTTCGATACCAGGGCTCCAGTACAAAAACCCAGACCGCTATCGGTGATGCCCTTGATCACTCAGCGGTTGATACTGAAGAGAAACAGAAGTTCCTGAAGTTGTGTGCGGTGTTCCCGGTCGAAGGGATTCCTGATGGTGTTGTTGAGGAATACGGACTCGGGCAAGCGGAGACAGAACTCTCAAAGAAATTCCATGGTGAAGTCATCAAGGTTGTCTCCGATGGGTACACGCTGGTAGACCTGACTCGAACGGAAACAACTGACCCGATTCGGGAGTTGATTCGTGACTTCTGGCGTGAGTACGGTGTCGGTGAAGCTGCGGCTGCAGATGCCGTTGAGGCGCTCGCTAACAATCTCTTGGCTGGTGAAATTCTCGAACCCCAACGCGGAACACTAGATGGCTGGACGAACGGCGGTAAGGACTTCAATAAACTGGACCACACCGCATTCAAAGACCAGTTTGAGGGGACGTTCGACACACGATTCCCCAAGCGCCGTATCAGCGTTGGAGTGTGTGATGACAGGAAGGAAGATGAGATTATCAGTTCACACGAGTCGCTTGGTGAATTCTTCGGTGCACCTGACCTCGGTCTGAATTTCGTTCTCGCATGGCAGAAAGGCGGAGATGAGGTTCCCGGGTCACACATCCGTGAAGAGTCAGACCGCGAGTACACGTTCGTGCTTGATGCTCGGCAGTCATTTGATGAACTTCCGAAGGGACTAGACTTTCTCCGTGACGCCATGGACCCGAAGGCAGTCACACCATTCCTGATGCTGGCGCTCGTACACTACCTGGACGACCCGCCAGCGGAATTAGACGCACAGCAGCAACAGCGTGTCGAGTCCTTCCAGCAGAGTCTTCTTGACCAGTCACTGAAGGCGCTCTTCGATGAGCAACTTATTACGAACGCGCCGTACGAGCTGCGGCGTGCTGGAAAGCGGGCTGTTGAAGGCCTCTTTACGAAGGCGATGGAGTCGCTGTACCCCAATTACCATACGGTGATTGCGAGCCCTCAGTACCGGGGTAAGATTGACAATTACATTGATTTCTTGGAGTCGCTGGAAACGACCTCGAAGCGGAAAGGGACTAACACAGTTGTTGAAGAGACGACCAGTGAGAATAATTCAGGGAAGCACGCGATGGCCGCCCGATTCGGGCTCCGTCAGACTTCCTCGTTTGACAACAGCGTAAAGAAGCACTACGGTGACCTGTTGACGATCGTCGATGACGACGCAGATCATTACGAGGTCAGAGCAGAACTCCACCCTCTGGAAGAAGAGATTCTTGCACAACTTGAAGCGGCAGACGATGACACGCTGGCGGTAACAGATGCCGAGGATCTCGCGTTGGAGAAGGGCTATCGTGATGAGGAGCTTGAGGTCATCGCTGAACTCATTCAGCGCCGCGGTCTCGCCGTCTACGACGAGTTAAATAATGCGCTCGTCCTGCAAGAGACGGATGTCACCATCGAGGACGTTGAACATGAAATCGAGGATTGCCGAGAGAAGATCGAGACTATTGAACAACTCGAACCGAATCGCGTCCCGGATGGCGTTCCTGAGCGGATTGATGAGTTAGCTGAAGAGCTGGGACGGACGAATGCTGATGACGGTGAGAAACTGGAGAGACTGAAGGTCGATGCAGAGCACATTACTGTCAGGTTAGAAGAAGTCGGTGAGCTGCTTTACAACCACTACGAGTCCGAGTGTAGTGATGTACAGAGGGATGCTAAACGAACACGTCGGGATTTCATCCCCAGTCACTTAGAGGATGACGTGGTTAGCGGTGTCGGGTTCGTCGGTGGATTGAACGATGCTCGAACCGAGTTGCTCGCTGACTTCCGAGACCTCAATGGCGAGTTGTCCAGTGTGATTGAAGCGGTCGAAGATGCCCAGAAACGGTACGATTCACGGTCGTTGGAAGCTGCGTTGGAACTTCACTCCGAAGCGGAATCTGCACGCGACACGTTACGTGATATAGAAGAGCAGATTGACGAGTTAGAGGAATATGCTGATGAGTTGGAGCAGTGGCGAACATTTGCAGATCGCGTTGGGAATGTCAAAGAAGACATTCAAGACTACTCTCGAACGTTCGACGAGTCCATTCGAGAAGAGACTGATATTGAGGAGTTCATCGGAGAAATTCACGAGCGGCTGGCGGAGAGCCCGATTGATGCGCTGACGAACAGAGAAGCGTTTGAAGAACGGCTTGATCAGATTGAAGAAGCCTACCAACAGCGCCGTGAAGAACGCCGTGAGGTGTTCAACGCTAAGCAGGAGACATTAAACGAGATTCTTGACGAGGCAACCGGTGGGAAGGCCGGTCGACTTCGGGTAACATTCGACGTGAAACAGCCAGATGAGTCTCGTCGCCGGCTGTTCGAAGACTTTAAAGACGAATACCAAAGTCAAGTGCTGGACCAGGCTGAGAAGAAGCTCAACAATGCCGAGAATGAGGTCGAATACGCGCAGATCGTCGGGATTGAAGCAGAGACTGAAGCCGATCCAGACCACGTTGCAGAACAGATTGAACAGGCTGAAGCGACACTCCGGGGCCTTCGAGGAACACTGTCACGGTTTGAGCTCGCCGATATTGGTGATGAGACAGACCTCGGTAGCGAAGGGGCCACACTACTCACAACGGCTGATGAGCTGCAACACGAGGCCAGGGGATTCCGGGCGCAGACCGATCCAGACGATGAGGAGCTTCAGGATCTGCTGGAGCGAATCAACGAGAACCGTGGCCCCGACTTCAAGGAACTGCTGAT includes the following:
- the queF gene encoding preQ(1) synthase; this encodes MTSANPSLLEVIENEYPGRNTRLEITSPEFTCLCPEKPEQPDFGTIIIEYVPDDHIIELKSLKLYLGSYRDVEIYHEPATNQILDHLVEACDPRWMRITGQFNVRGGITTDTAVEYGELTDDIPETRASRADNLSRTPSER
- a CDS encoding DUF7557 family protein, whose amino-acid sequence is MYKKRPLKTLRNLTNYVMPEYVTIPAEPSTRERIKSHLRGGERYDDLLQRLVNEYEEEEPANRE
- a CDS encoding ISH3 family transposase encodes the protein MEFPRLKRILTDPDEYISSSQLKSLSMELLELIPMEGIEGSGLDSEEIMEVVLRAAVDTTSVNGVTTNTEDTPNREPVMDWLHTLEKEPMLDAVNDILALVAMTVLDRGGSRTICLDFMDNPFHGHPDDEDEFRRMEARDGTTKCHRYCTAFVIAQGKPLTLAVEPVDGEDSKADAVERVLARVETYPFETDQILMDRDAFVGELIGILRETAPPVFPVITRKDSLRKKLSKAASHMTEETICEGKEHEQTYPLAVNVTYQNGDRGKSGVKATGYAAYGLEDRTPAQVATTYNKRSRIEKSYEKFREARALTTTPSTTIRLFYVGVGFLLEQLWLVLQWAVLARPRRGGRALPKTFAFGDAFLHGIERVLDDELGWKEKYRTNGEGLPAGYEHGLG
- a CDS encoding ISH3 family transposase, producing the protein MRLPKLKRILTDPDEYISNSQLKSLSMELLELIPMEGIEGSGLDSEEIMEVVLRAAVDTTSVNGVTTNTEDTPNREPVMDWLHTLEKEPMLDAVNDILALVAMTVLDRGGSRTICLDFMDNPFHGHPDDEDEFRRMEARDGTTKCHRYCTAFVIAQGKPLTLAVEPVDGEDSKADAVERVLARVETYPFETDQILMDRDAFVGELIGVLRETAPPVFPVITRKDSLREKLAVTASHMTEETVCEDKEYEQTYPLAVNVTYQNGDRGKSGLKQTGYAAYGLEDRTPQQVAQVYNHRSRIEKSYEKFREARALTTTPSTIIRLFYVGVGFLLEQLWLVLQWAVLARPRRGGRALPTDFTFSDGFLHGIEQVLDDELGWKQKHRTNSEGLPPGYEHGLG